The genomic DNA GAGCACGATGACGTTCTGCAGCAGCGTCACCGCCACGTTCTCGTCCGTCTGGGGGTCGCGGAAGGTGCCGATCACGTCCACGTGATCGTTGGGACGCACCCAGCCGCCCACCGACGTGGTGTTGCGCGCCTCGATGGCGACGGCGCGGACCTTCTTCTGCACCTTGGTGGACAGGCGCTCGGCGGCCTTGGTCGTCTCGAACTGGCTCCAGAGCAGCGCGTCACCCGTCTGCAGCGCCACCAGCACCTTCTGGCCCACCACGTAGTTGGCCGAGTCCGGCTTCACCACGGAGGAGGTGACGAACTGCTCGGGGACCTGCCGCTGGCTGATCATGTCGAAGGTGATGACCGTGCCCTCGGGAATGTCCTGGGTGGCCACCACCACCGGCACCAGGTTCCATCCCTTGCGCACGTCCGCTTCCTTCTTCTTGATCGCGGACCACGCGATGATTCCGGCCAGCAGGCCGAGGCCCAGCGCGATGATCAGAGGAGTCTTGCCCTTCAACATGTCTCGAGGACCTCCAAAAACAAGGGGGGGCGCCCGGGGCGCGGAAGGCTTGAGGTGCTGCTCGTCTTTGCAAGCTGGGGGCCCGGGGCACCAGCGCGCGAGATGTTATCCAGTAGTCAGGGAAAGTGTCAAAGTCATGCCGCCGAGGTTGGCAGCCTGCTCCGAGAGGACGGCTTGCCGTCCCTCCTTTAT from Melittangium boletus DSM 14713 includes the following:
- the cpaB gene encoding Flp pilus assembly protein CpaB, producing MLKGKTPLIIALGLGLLAGIIAWSAIKKKEADVRKGWNLVPVVVATQDIPEGTVITFDMISQRQVPEQFVTSSVVKPDSANYVVGQKVLVALQTGDALLWSQFETTKAAERLSTKVQKKVRAVAIEARNTTSVGGWVRPNDHVDVIGTFRDPQTDENVAVTLLQNVIVLATGKVTGTTNVNLIPENQREYNNITLMVIPEEAEILTLAAELGSLTLSLRNEDDVDMIEERGRATITTLLSGERTRVLEAKRREIIQIIKGNPTEKSAASAP